Proteins encoded within one genomic window of Pyxidicoccus xibeiensis:
- a CDS encoding LTA synthase family protein: protein MLLVLASAGLVVAAELAIAACSPAGLAGILERNRWSMLLNVGVISAAAGLLWAATNRLGVSLALMAAGLLFTSTLHIRKLQLIGRPLLPWDFLEWRQVTSLAPTLLPGAGSIIAAVLALLLLVACGVLVRAVVRARPRHPLRRVWRWRLAAAALVYLLCISFQQHLPLRRLFARVGVSHQVWDQRSNYQVNGLPLMMLWNWEGLRLEPGGEYSQAQVLSALGTHDVGAGAPLRGSEEPVDVVIYMAESLWDPTRLGVPLSADPIPFVHRLAAAHSSGHLISPAFGGGTANAEFELLTGMSASFAPDGSFPYQHYLLRPVEALPSLFRDAGYHTVAIHPFHAWYWSRDVVYPLLGFDEFQSLTDFPSARLEGPWVSDEEVVDHILQELSDEQRPQFVMAVTMSTHGPYNLARTGSEEVEVLGTTLSPDSRHILTNYVHKLRRMDQALERLVRRLEARPRRTLLVLFGDHLPMLGPNYAVYREAGFLTEPWTDAQRERMAEVPVVLWSNFPMEKRDVHLSMGMLTPRILEAAGMRPRGFFSFLTELSREVPVVRNDLVRTATGEYLPPAEREAVAPVPGSSADWLRRYRLLTYDRLAGENFSVTPAPGHRLAGGP, encoded by the coding sequence GTGCTGCTGGTCCTGGCCTCCGCGGGACTCGTCGTCGCGGCCGAGCTCGCCATCGCCGCCTGCTCTCCGGCGGGCCTTGCCGGAATCCTCGAGCGCAACCGCTGGTCGATGCTGCTCAACGTGGGCGTCATCAGCGCCGCCGCGGGCCTGCTGTGGGCGGCCACCAACCGGCTGGGCGTGTCCCTGGCGCTGATGGCCGCGGGCCTGCTCTTCACCTCCACCCTCCACATCCGCAAGCTGCAGCTCATCGGCCGGCCCCTGCTGCCGTGGGACTTCCTGGAGTGGCGGCAGGTCACCTCGCTGGCCCCCACGCTCCTGCCGGGCGCCGGCTCCATCATCGCAGCCGTGCTCGCATTGCTCCTCCTGGTCGCCTGCGGCGTGCTCGTTCGCGCCGTGGTGCGCGCGCGGCCCCGCCATCCGCTGCGTCGGGTGTGGCGCTGGAGGCTCGCCGCCGCGGCGCTCGTCTACCTGCTGTGCATCTCCTTCCAGCAGCACCTGCCCCTGCGCCGGCTCTTCGCGCGGGTCGGTGTCAGTCATCAGGTGTGGGACCAGCGCTCCAACTACCAGGTCAACGGGCTGCCGTTGATGATGCTCTGGAACTGGGAGGGGCTCCGGCTGGAGCCCGGCGGTGAGTACTCGCAGGCACAGGTCCTCTCGGCGCTGGGGACCCATGACGTCGGGGCGGGCGCGCCCCTGCGCGGCTCCGAAGAGCCGGTGGACGTCGTCATCTACATGGCCGAGTCGCTCTGGGACCCGACGCGGCTGGGCGTGCCGCTCAGCGCGGACCCCATCCCCTTCGTGCACCGGCTCGCCGCCGCCCACAGCTCCGGGCACCTCATCAGCCCGGCCTTCGGCGGGGGCACGGCCAACGCGGAGTTCGAGCTGCTCACCGGCATGTCCGCCTCCTTCGCGCCGGATGGCTCGTTCCCCTACCAGCACTACCTGCTGCGCCCCGTGGAGGCGCTGCCCTCGCTGTTCCGCGACGCCGGCTACCACACGGTGGCCATCCATCCGTTCCACGCCTGGTACTGGAGCCGCGACGTCGTGTACCCGCTGCTGGGCTTCGACGAGTTCCAGTCGCTCACCGACTTCCCCTCGGCCCGGCTGGAGGGGCCGTGGGTGTCGGACGAGGAGGTGGTGGACCACATCCTCCAGGAGCTGTCGGACGAGCAGCGGCCCCAGTTCGTCATGGCCGTCACCATGTCCACGCACGGGCCCTACAACCTCGCGCGCACGGGCTCGGAAGAGGTCGAGGTGCTCGGGACGACGCTGTCACCCGACAGCCGGCACATCCTGACGAACTACGTGCACAAGCTGCGGCGGATGGACCAGGCCCTGGAGCGGCTGGTGCGGCGGCTGGAGGCGAGGCCGCGGCGCACGCTGCTGGTGCTCTTCGGAGACCACCTCCCCATGCTGGGGCCCAACTACGCCGTGTACCGCGAGGCGGGCTTCCTCACCGAGCCGTGGACGGACGCCCAGCGCGAGCGGATGGCCGAGGTGCCCGTCGTCCTCTGGTCCAACTTCCCCATGGAGAAGCGGGACGTGCACCTGAGCATGGGCATGCTCACCCCGCGCATCCTGGAGGCCGCGGGGATGCGGCCCCGGGGCTTCTTCTCCTTCCTCACGGAGCTGTCCCGGGAGGTGCCCGTGGTGCGCAACGACCTGGTGCGGACCGCCACCGGGGAGTACCTGCCCCCGGCGGAGCGCGAGGCCGTGGCGCCCGTGCCCGGCTCCTCCGCCGACTGGCTGCGCCGCTACCGCCTGCTCACCTATGACCGGCTGGCGGGGGAGAACTTCAGCGTGACTCCGGCGCCCGGGCACCGGCTGGCCGGAGGGCCGTGA
- a CDS encoding acyltransferase family protein, whose translation MSGPLPQMPVPTSPTLQACLEGRRNNLDFLRFAAASGVIISHAFPLSLGKGTAEPLDALTREQLSLGRLCVAVFLVISGVLITRSWERTPDLARFTWARALRIFPGLGAMLLLSALVLGPAFTRLPLADYLASPDTYLYLLRNFTLNWPQWDLPGVFESNAFPRAVNGSLWTLKYEVGFYLLTLALGLVGQLRKPVVVFGWVGAAVASLVTGRLGFWPELYLYFGGGVALYLWRDKVRMSPWLALACAAAWLVMARLGYSRIGTGLFGAYVVLYLAFLPAGALASFGRWGDFSFGIYVYAFPVQQAVAALLGGPTEWWVNAALSFPVVVALSALSWHLVEKPALRLKDAPPAPLRRLSSVGVRVTALRPAGARAPESR comes from the coding sequence ATGAGCGGCCCGCTCCCCCAAATGCCCGTGCCCACCTCTCCGACGTTGCAGGCGTGCCTCGAGGGCCGCCGCAACAACCTCGACTTCCTGCGCTTCGCTGCCGCCTCGGGAGTCATCATCAGCCACGCTTTTCCACTCAGTCTGGGCAAGGGCACGGCGGAGCCGCTGGACGCGCTCACCCGGGAGCAGCTGTCGCTGGGCCGGCTGTGCGTGGCGGTGTTCCTGGTCATCAGCGGCGTGCTCATCACCCGCAGCTGGGAGCGCACGCCGGACCTGGCGCGCTTCACCTGGGCGCGCGCGCTGCGCATCTTCCCGGGGCTGGGGGCCATGCTGCTGCTGTCCGCCCTGGTGCTGGGCCCCGCCTTCACGCGGCTGCCGCTGGCGGACTATCTCGCATCGCCGGACACGTATCTGTACCTGTTGCGCAACTTCACCCTGAACTGGCCCCAGTGGGATTTGCCCGGCGTCTTCGAGTCCAATGCCTTTCCGCGCGCCGTCAACGGCTCGCTGTGGACGCTGAAGTACGAGGTGGGCTTCTACCTGCTGACGCTGGCGCTGGGCCTGGTGGGCCAGCTGCGCAAGCCCGTGGTCGTCTTCGGCTGGGTGGGCGCCGCGGTGGCGTCGCTCGTCACCGGGCGGCTGGGCTTCTGGCCGGAGCTGTACCTGTACTTCGGCGGTGGCGTGGCGCTGTACCTGTGGCGGGACAAGGTGCGGATGAGCCCGTGGCTGGCGCTGGCGTGCGCGGCGGCGTGGCTCGTCATGGCCCGGCTGGGCTACAGCCGCATCGGCACCGGCCTGTTCGGCGCGTATGTCGTGCTGTACCTCGCCTTCCTGCCGGCGGGGGCGCTCGCGAGCTTCGGCCGCTGGGGTGACTTCTCGTTCGGCATCTACGTCTATGCCTTCCCCGTGCAGCAGGCCGTCGCGGCGCTGCTGGGCGGGCCCACGGAGTGGTGGGTGAACGCGGCGCTGTCCTTCCCGGTGGTGGTGGCGCTGTCCGCGCTGTCCTGGCACCTGGTGGAGAAACCCGCGCTGCGACTCAAGGACGCGCCGCCCGCGCCGCTGCGGAGGCTGTCCTCCGTCGGCGTGCGCGTCACGGCCCTCCGGCCAGCCGGTGCCCGGGCGCCGGAGTCACGCTGA
- a CDS encoding MraY family glycosyltransferase: MITFFVAFLVSLMVSLVLTLVVRNRAVAWGWLDQANSSRKVHVRPIPRLGGIGIVGGFFAPLCALFLVDSGVGYNFRSHKDLVAGLFIGGAVIAALGLYDDLKGSGARLKFAVQLAVALGLYAMGFRIDVIANPFGPELSLGALSLPFTVLWMVGVVNALNLIDGLDGLAGGVAFFGVGTNFILALSRGDVLLCLLMAALAGAILGFLVFNFNPASIFMGDTGSMFLGFVLAAVAIKTSTKSGTTVAMLVPVMALGLPIMDTLLAMVRRSMLGRPMFSADKEHIHHRVMSRMVLSHRATVLVLYGLCGLFTLTALGLNFANSAQSAMLLCGMGVVIIVMMRKLGYLDLRRAADVQQVRQRNIRLRSLVKDVTRSVRTASSLQDVWSAVRPLAEALDLSRQELRLQSERDGLTDGIVFETQRPAGTAVPLEVRIDVKDDDAVLGALLLVWRDGRAAINRDEELALEVVADAVAESAARLQARAEAVPGRVVALRR; the protein is encoded by the coding sequence ATGATCACCTTCTTCGTCGCGTTCCTCGTCTCCCTCATGGTGTCCCTGGTGCTCACGTTGGTCGTGCGCAACCGGGCGGTGGCGTGGGGGTGGTTGGACCAGGCCAATTCCAGCCGCAAGGTGCATGTGCGTCCCATCCCGCGGTTGGGAGGGATTGGCATCGTCGGTGGCTTCTTCGCGCCGCTGTGCGCGCTGTTCCTGGTGGACTCGGGGGTTGGCTACAACTTCCGCTCGCACAAGGACCTGGTGGCGGGCCTGTTCATCGGCGGGGCGGTGATTGCCGCGCTGGGGCTGTATGACGACTTGAAGGGCTCGGGCGCGCGGCTGAAGTTCGCCGTGCAGCTCGCGGTGGCGCTGGGGCTGTACGCGATGGGCTTCCGCATCGACGTCATCGCCAATCCGTTCGGTCCGGAGCTGTCGCTGGGGGCGCTGAGCCTGCCCTTCACCGTGCTGTGGATGGTGGGCGTGGTCAACGCGCTCAACCTCATCGACGGGCTGGATGGGCTGGCGGGCGGCGTGGCCTTCTTCGGCGTGGGCACCAACTTCATCCTCGCGCTGTCGCGTGGGGACGTGCTGCTGTGCCTGCTGATGGCGGCGCTGGCGGGCGCCATCCTCGGGTTCCTGGTGTTCAACTTCAACCCGGCCTCCATCTTCATGGGGGACACGGGGAGCATGTTCCTGGGCTTCGTGCTGGCGGCGGTGGCCATCAAGACGAGCACGAAGAGCGGGACGACGGTGGCCATGCTGGTGCCGGTGATGGCGCTGGGGCTGCCCATCATGGACACGCTGCTGGCCATGGTGCGGCGCTCGATGCTGGGCCGGCCGATGTTCAGCGCGGACAAGGAGCACATCCACCACCGGGTGATGAGCCGCATGGTGCTCAGCCACCGCGCCACGGTGCTGGTGCTGTACGGGCTGTGTGGCCTCTTCACCCTGACGGCGCTGGGGCTGAACTTCGCCAACAGCGCGCAGAGCGCCATGCTGCTGTGTGGCATGGGCGTGGTCATCATCGTGATGATGCGCAAGCTGGGCTACCTGGACCTGCGGCGCGCGGCGGACGTGCAGCAGGTGCGCCAGCGCAACATCCGGCTGCGCTCGCTGGTGAAGGACGTGACGCGCTCGGTGCGCACGGCGTCGTCCCTGCAGGACGTGTGGAGCGCGGTGCGGCCGCTGGCCGAGGCGCTGGACTTGTCGCGGCAGGAGCTGCGCCTGCAGAGCGAGCGGGACGGGCTCACCGACGGCATCGTCTTCGAGACGCAGCGGCCGGCGGGCACGGCGGTGCCCCTGGAGGTCCGCATCGACGTGAAGGACGACGACGCGGTGCTGGGCGCGCTGCTGCTGGTGTGGCGTGACGGGCGCGCGGCCATCAACCGCGACGAGGAACTGGCGCTGGAGGTGGTGGCGGACGCGGTGGCGGAGAGCGCCGCGAGGCTGCAGGCGCGGGCGGAGGCGGTGCCCGGGCGCGTCGTCGCGCTGCGGCGGTGA
- a CDS encoding nucleotidyltransferase family protein has translation MTALDARALGALLRAWPEAPARAAPVGAEAEGLVRAAVRHGLAGFVDHAVAQAGWELPVEARASLRRESLAGAARAMRVKALLVRSLEALAAVGQVPVLLKGYGLARRLYPDPLQRATTDVDLLVARGDVDSAVRALTGLGLSIRAGDGARHGDEDSHHLELVGPAGLVELHYRALAGWGETLEGDALLARAVEGEVDGRPVRWLRPEDEAVYLSLHASNHLLQRLAWVFDLKLLAGQGLDWGRVVEGARGTAFPHLVWYGWEAARRLLDAPVPAEVLAALAPPRWQRVLARRFFSDARLLGAELARNKPAWMAAKLLLAPRAGAMARYALRRVGNAARARRG, from the coding sequence GTGACGGCGCTGGACGCACGCGCCCTGGGGGCGCTGCTGCGCGCCTGGCCCGAGGCACCGGCGCGTGCGGCCCCCGTGGGTGCGGAGGCGGAAGGGCTGGTGCGCGCGGCCGTGCGCCACGGGCTCGCGGGCTTCGTGGACCACGCGGTGGCGCAGGCGGGCTGGGAGCTGCCCGTAGAGGCGCGTGCGTCGCTGCGCCGCGAGTCGCTGGCGGGCGCGGCCCGGGCGATGCGGGTGAAGGCGCTGCTCGTGCGGAGCCTGGAGGCGCTGGCCGCGGTGGGGCAGGTGCCGGTGCTGCTCAAGGGCTATGGGCTGGCGCGGCGGCTGTACCCGGACCCCTTGCAGCGGGCCACCACGGACGTGGACCTGCTGGTGGCGCGCGGCGACGTGGACTCCGCGGTGCGGGCGCTCACCGGGCTGGGCCTGTCGATTCGCGCGGGGGACGGGGCGCGGCACGGCGACGAGGACTCGCACCACCTGGAGCTGGTGGGGCCCGCGGGGCTGGTGGAGCTGCACTACCGCGCGCTGGCGGGATGGGGTGAGACGCTGGAGGGGGATGCGCTGCTGGCGCGGGCGGTGGAGGGCGAGGTGGACGGCCGGCCGGTGCGGTGGCTGCGGCCGGAGGATGAGGCGGTGTACCTGTCGTTGCACGCGAGCAACCACCTGCTGCAGCGGCTGGCGTGGGTCTTCGACCTGAAGCTGCTGGCGGGGCAGGGGCTGGACTGGGGCAGGGTGGTGGAGGGCGCGCGGGGCACGGCCTTTCCGCACCTGGTCTGGTACGGCTGGGAAGCCGCGCGGCGGCTGCTGGATGCGCCGGTGCCGGCGGAGGTGCTGGCCGCGCTGGCGCCGCCCCGGTGGCAGCGGGTGCTGGCGAGGCGGTTCTTCTCCGACGCGCGGCTGCTGGGCGCGGAGCTGGCGCGCAACAAGCCGGCGTGGATGGCGGCGAAGCTGCTGCTGGCGCCACGGGCCGGAGCCATGGCTCGCTATGCGCTGCGCCGGGTGGGCAACGCGGCGCGGGCGCGGCGGGGGTAG
- a CDS encoding AHH domain-containing protein codes for MPTRLWWGLVLMPLLVGCASARVVRLETGQGTPWEYVPPTSDRSVEVSEDAFEAALGRLALEVPLSLRPAEAGWLVRASTHGSVMDGALRSALRRDYGRWCHAHEGPSDCLSLLEDGLGLGATDRLQLSLGLSLEPMHESIADAVEDTLHPTFFKAVVVSALVTWVMLAANPEPVFTKAAATVAVLVMAYVGVDAFLAIVRACRELKGAADRATTFQELEEAGARFGRVVGEKGARIFVLAVALVVGKGTVGGATWLASRLPLLPGFAEAAALSASQLGVNLRAIEQVSAVAVVEGGVAITLAPNAVAMVAASSGVIQGDPDGTVHHICTDKNPVSTKEGGPWTPQFEKIFDKAGMSLKNDPANQVRIRGHEGPHPEAYHQAIYQRVRDATLRCKSEASCRQVLIQELRSIARELTTPGNRLRRFLTEQ; via the coding sequence GTGCCGACGCGATTGTGGTGGGGCCTTGTGCTGATGCCGCTGCTGGTCGGCTGCGCCAGCGCGCGGGTGGTGCGCCTGGAGACGGGGCAGGGAACTCCGTGGGAGTACGTGCCGCCCACCTCGGACCGGTCCGTGGAGGTGAGCGAGGACGCCTTCGAGGCGGCCCTGGGCCGGCTGGCACTGGAAGTGCCCCTGTCGCTGCGGCCCGCTGAGGCCGGGTGGCTGGTGCGTGCGTCGACCCACGGCAGCGTCATGGACGGGGCGCTGCGCAGCGCGCTGCGCAGGGACTATGGCCGCTGGTGCCACGCGCATGAGGGGCCGAGCGACTGTCTGTCGTTGCTGGAGGACGGGCTGGGGCTGGGTGCTACGGACAGGCTGCAGCTGTCGCTGGGCCTGTCGCTGGAGCCGATGCACGAGAGCATCGCGGACGCGGTGGAGGACACGCTCCACCCGACGTTCTTCAAGGCGGTGGTGGTGTCGGCGCTGGTGACGTGGGTGATGCTGGCGGCCAACCCGGAGCCGGTCTTCACCAAGGCTGCGGCGACGGTGGCGGTGTTGGTGATGGCCTATGTGGGCGTGGACGCGTTCCTGGCGATTGTGAGGGCGTGCCGCGAGCTGAAGGGCGCTGCGGACCGGGCCACCACGTTCCAGGAGTTGGAGGAGGCGGGTGCGCGCTTCGGGCGGGTGGTGGGGGAGAAGGGAGCGCGCATCTTCGTGCTGGCGGTGGCGCTGGTGGTGGGGAAGGGCACGGTGGGAGGGGCCACGTGGCTGGCCTCGCGACTGCCGCTGTTGCCGGGCTTCGCTGAAGCAGCGGCGCTGAGCGCGTCACAGCTCGGGGTGAATCTGCGGGCCATCGAGCAGGTGAGCGCGGTGGCGGTGGTGGAGGGCGGCGTCGCCATCACGCTGGCGCCCAACGCGGTGGCCATGGTGGCGGCGAGCTCGGGTGTCATCCAGGGGGACCCGGATGGAACCGTGCATCACATCTGCACGGACAAGAACCCCGTCTCCACCAAAGAGGGCGGGCCGTGGACGCCCCAGTTCGAGAAAATCTTCGACAAGGCGGGCATGTCGCTGAAGAACGACCCGGCGAACCAGGTGCGCATCCGAGGCCACGAGGGACCTCATCCCGAGGCATACCATCAGGCAATCTATCAACGAGTGAGAGATGCCACGCTCAGATGCAAATCTGAAGCAAGTTGCCGGCAGGTTCTGATTCAAGAGCTCCGCAGCATTGCTCGGGAACTCACTACCCCCGGCAATCGGCTGCGACGGTTCCTTACTGAGCAGTGA
- a CDS encoding imm11 family protein — translation MRYFDLAENLYIPGRWYLDTPVDGQGQEAGSWLFTVGEPASSVTEPLRVGLYRPGKALDYSCADAGAIPVVHARVASVLQALAPRDIQTYPIQVEGQLEPYAVINVTRIVKCIDDKASEYVVRRLPEDENDQPERAGEYRSVVGMRIDKSLVGDAKVFRPWGWTIVLVVSEDIKEALERTGATGMKFVEV, via the coding sequence ATGCGGTACTTCGACCTGGCTGAGAACCTCTACATCCCGGGGCGCTGGTATCTGGACACTCCCGTTGATGGTCAAGGGCAGGAGGCTGGTAGCTGGCTCTTCACGGTGGGGGAGCCAGCGTCGTCCGTGACGGAGCCACTTCGGGTCGGGCTTTATCGGCCTGGCAAGGCGCTCGATTACTCATGCGCGGATGCAGGCGCGATTCCGGTCGTGCACGCTCGCGTGGCATCCGTGCTCCAAGCACTCGCTCCCAGAGACATCCAGACCTACCCCATCCAGGTCGAGGGCCAGCTTGAGCCGTATGCCGTCATCAACGTTACTCGCATCGTGAAGTGCATCGATGACAAGGCTTCGGAATATGTGGTGCGGCGGTTACCTGAAGACGAGAACGACCAGCCCGAGCGTGCTGGTGAGTATCGAAGCGTCGTCGGCATGCGCATCGACAAGTCGCTCGTAGGAGACGCCAAGGTCTTCCGCCCGTGGGGCTGGACCATCGTCCTCGTGGTCTCCGAGGACATCAAGGAGGCTCTGGAGCGCACCGGGGCCACCGGCATGAAGTTCGTCGAGGTGTAG